In a genomic window of Flammeovirga agarivorans:
- a CDS encoding glycosyltransferase family 2 protein produces the protein MKVSIITASYNNKETLQQTINSVLSQDYSNIEYIIVDGGSTDGTIEMVSSYGKRIDTFISEPDKGIYDALNKGIKHATGDVVGFMHSDDFFASTYVISQLVETFKRNKVDAVYGDLHYVNADNPYKIIRNWVSSDFTFSKLSKGWMPPHPTLYLKNECYKKYGLYNTNLRIAADYELILRYFGKYKVSSSYMPVTMVKMRIGGASNQNIKAIWKKLKEDYWALNNNNVGGLSTLILKNLSKVTQFF, from the coding sequence ATGAAAGTTTCTATAATAACAGCTTCATATAATAATAAAGAAACACTCCAACAAACAATCAATTCTGTGTTATCTCAGGATTACTCAAATATCGAATATATTATTGTTGATGGAGGTTCGACAGATGGCACTATTGAAATGGTATCGTCATATGGAAAAAGAATTGACACATTTATTTCAGAGCCTGACAAAGGGATTTATGATGCTCTAAATAAAGGAATTAAACATGCTACTGGTGATGTAGTAGGGTTTATGCATTCTGATGACTTTTTCGCATCAACTTATGTTATTAGCCAGTTAGTTGAAACTTTTAAAAGAAATAAAGTAGACGCAGTATATGGAGATTTACATTATGTAAATGCAGATAACCCCTATAAAATAATTAGGAATTGGGTAAGCTCTGATTTCACCTTTAGCAAGTTAAGCAAAGGGTGGATGCCACCACATCCAACATTGTATTTAAAAAATGAGTGTTATAAAAAATATGGTCTCTATAATACTAACTTAAGAATAGCAGCAGATTATGAGTTAATTCTCCGATATTTTGGTAAATACAAGGTATCATCATCTTATATGCCTGTTACAATGGTAAAAATGAGAATTGGAGGAGCAAGTAATCAAAACATTAAGGCTATTTGGAAAAAATTAAAAGAAGATTATTGGGCCTTAAACAATAATAATGTAGGAGGTCTATCAAC
- a CDS encoding UDP-glucuronic acid decarboxylase family protein: protein MKRVLITGAAGFLGSHLCDKFLSEGYYVIGMDNFLTGSEENISHFFGNKNFEFVHHDVTKFVHVSGDLDYILHFASPASPIDYLEMPIQTLKVGSLAPYNLLGLARVKNARFIIASTSEVYGDPNVHPQPESYWGNVNPIGPRGVYDEAKRFQEAITMGYHTFHGVNTGMVRIFNTYGPRMRLNDGRALPAFMSQALRGEDITVFGDGSQTRSFCYVDDLVNGIFKLTLSNEHQPVNIGNPQEITIKEFAEEIVSLTNSGSKVIYQDLPKDDPKQRRPDITRAKEILNWEPRVGREEGLKRTLEYFKEKVETQLTE from the coding sequence ATGAAAAGAGTATTAATCACAGGAGCTGCAGGCTTCTTAGGATCTCATTTATGTGATAAATTCCTATCAGAAGGTTACTATGTTATCGGCATGGATAACTTCTTAACAGGTAGCGAAGAAAATATCTCACACTTTTTTGGAAATAAGAACTTTGAATTCGTTCATCATGATGTCACAAAATTTGTTCACGTTTCTGGAGACCTTGATTATATATTACATTTTGCCTCTCCTGCCTCCCCAATAGACTATTTGGAAATGCCAATACAAACTCTTAAAGTGGGTTCATTGGCACCATATAACCTATTAGGTTTAGCAAGAGTAAAAAATGCAAGGTTTATTATTGCTTCTACTTCTGAAGTATACGGTGATCCAAATGTACACCCTCAACCTGAAAGTTATTGGGGTAATGTAAACCCAATTGGGCCAAGAGGTGTATATGATGAAGCAAAACGTTTTCAAGAAGCCATTACAATGGGGTATCATACCTTCCACGGCGTAAATACAGGTATGGTAAGAATTTTCAATACATACGGTCCTCGAATGCGATTAAATGATGGTAGAGCATTACCAGCATTTATGTCACAGGCACTTAGAGGTGAGGATATAACCGTTTTCGGTGATGGCTCACAAACAAGATCTTTCTGTTATGTCGATGACTTAGTAAATGGTATTTTCAAACTCACTTTATCTAATGAACATCAACCAGTTAACATTGGTAATCCACAAGAAATTACCATAAAAGAATTTGCCGAAGAAATTGTTTCACTTACCAATTCGGGAAGTAAAGTTATTTATCAAGACTTACCTAAAGATGATCCTAAACAACGTCGTCCTGATATTACCAGAGCTAAAGAAATTTTAAATTGGGAGCCTAGAGTAGGACGGGAAGAAGGACTTAAAAGAACTTTAGAATATTTTAAAGAAAAAGTTGAAACTCAACTTACAGAATAA
- a CDS encoding WcaF family extracellular polysaccharide biosynthesis acetyltransferase, producing the protein MSVKVQLKNYKNSNFHRGKNKFIEVLWYFCNLLFLKNSYNPISSIKVIILRLFGAQIGNGVMIKPSVNIKFPWKLTIGNDVWIGENVWIDNLAEVVIKDNVCISQGALLLCGNHNYKRSTFDLIIGPISLEEGTWVGAKSVVCPGVTLRSHSILAVNSVANKDLEKYSIYQGNPAVKIRKRLINQ; encoded by the coding sequence ATGTCAGTAAAAGTTCAATTAAAAAACTATAAAAATTCAAATTTTCACAGGGGGAAGAATAAGTTTATTGAAGTTTTGTGGTATTTCTGTAATTTACTCTTTCTAAAAAACTCATACAACCCAATTTCTAGTATTAAAGTCATAATCTTACGTCTTTTTGGTGCTCAAATAGGTAATGGGGTAATGATTAAGCCATCAGTAAATATTAAATTCCCATGGAAGTTAACGATTGGTAATGACGTATGGATTGGAGAAAATGTTTGGATTGACAACCTTGCTGAAGTAGTTATTAAAGATAATGTATGTATTTCTCAAGGTGCATTATTACTTTGTGGAAATCATAACTATAAAAGATCTACTTTTGACCTCATCATAGGTCCTATTTCATTAGAAGAAGGTACATGGGTAGGAGCCAAATCGGTAGTATGCCCAGGTGTTACTCTCAGAAGTCATTCTATTTTAGCTGTAAATTCTGTAGCAAATAAAGACTTAGAGAAATATAGTATATATCAAGGAAATCCTGCAGTAAAAATCAGGAAACGTTTAATAAATCAATAA
- a CDS encoding glycosyltransferase: MYKPKVFLSYDFFSPAFKAGGPIQSCSNLVQLLENDVDFFIYTTCYDLDGKKLNIKKNQWVEFEHKSRVFYADKNFQQYKIIYNLIKKSSADIIYIQGIFSLVYTIYPLMAAIFLKKKVIVAPRGMLQKGALALKSTKKKLYLAILRPFFKKKNISWHATDKVEKEDIEKYIGNGKKVDIISNIPRLSNKLTSNKKENDRLKLITISLIARKKNHILIINSLKNLKLNITYDIFGPIKESEYYYELKRAISNLPTNIKVNFKGSITPQEVDLKLQSYDLFILPTFGENFGHAIFEALSNGIPICISKNTPWQNLGNAGYTLDLETSIWENTLLKLAHETNKQWLTRKESARTLACNFIESAHFREKYLDLFN; this comes from the coding sequence ATGTATAAACCTAAAGTATTTCTTTCTTATGATTTTTTTTCACCTGCTTTTAAAGCAGGTGGACCAATACAATCATGTAGTAACTTAGTACAGTTATTAGAAAATGATGTTGATTTTTTTATTTATACCACTTGCTATGACCTTGATGGAAAAAAATTAAATATAAAAAAAAACCAATGGGTAGAATTTGAACATAAAAGCAGAGTGTTTTATGCTGATAAAAACTTTCAACAATATAAAATAATTTATAATTTAATTAAAAAAAGCTCAGCTGATATTATATACATTCAAGGAATATTTTCTCTTGTATATACTATTTATCCCTTAATGGCTGCTATATTTTTAAAGAAAAAAGTAATTGTTGCTCCTAGAGGAATGTTACAAAAAGGTGCCTTAGCTCTAAAAAGCACTAAAAAAAAACTATACTTGGCAATTTTACGACCTTTTTTTAAAAAGAAAAATATTTCTTGGCATGCTACTGATAAAGTTGAAAAGGAAGACATAGAAAAATATATAGGAAATGGTAAAAAGGTCGATATTATATCAAATATTCCTAGGCTAAGCAACAAACTTACAAGTAATAAAAAGGAAAATGATAGGTTAAAACTTATCACTATTAGTCTTATCGCTAGAAAAAAAAATCATATTCTTATTATCAATAGTTTAAAAAATTTAAAATTAAATATTACTTATGATATATTCGGGCCAATTAAAGAAAGTGAATATTATTATGAACTAAAAAGAGCAATTTCTAATCTTCCTACCAATATTAAAGTTAATTTTAAAGGTAGCATAACTCCCCAGGAAGTTGATCTAAAATTACAATCTTATGATCTTTTTATACTACCTACTTTTGGTGAAAATTTTGGTCATGCTATATTTGAAGCTCTGAGTAACGGTATTCCAATTTGCATAAGTAAAAACACCCCATGGCAAAATTTAGGTAATGCCGGTTATACATTGGATCTCGAAACTTCAATATGGGAAAATACTCTTTTAAAATTAGCACACGAAACAAATAAACAATGGCTGACACGGAAAGAAAGTGCAAGAACATTAGCTTGTAATTTCATCGAATCAGCTCATTTTAGAGAAAAATATTTAGACCTTTTTAACTAA
- a CDS encoding glycosyltransferase gives MKVNLFYRKKRKYAYSIEELFKSISKKLTNYNSIKIELPYSKASMKEIYLNCLFCIKYFNKLNHVTGDVHYIVPFLGSKTILTIHDVKSILQGNFISYSIKKLFWFWLPILFAKKITVISNFTKKEVLKIAPWAKKKITIIPNPINFRYLSQIKKQQNVKFTVLIIGTKTNKNLTRIFNSLKSLDLKLNIIGNLSKEQKTLAKDLKLNYTNYQNLNYKEVLEIYSKSDLLCFPSIYEGFGMPILEAQAIGIPVLTSNLSPMKDIAGESALLVNPYSIKNIRECIIRIIESPILQEELIIKGKENVLRYDIHAIAKQYENLYKEIENV, from the coding sequence ATGAAAGTCAATCTATTTTATAGAAAAAAACGAAAGTATGCTTATAGTATTGAAGAGCTTTTCAAGAGCATATCAAAAAAATTAACAAATTATAATTCGATAAAAATTGAACTTCCTTACAGCAAAGCTTCAATGAAAGAAATTTATTTAAATTGTTTATTTTGCATTAAATATTTCAATAAACTAAATCATGTAACTGGCGATGTACATTATATTGTCCCTTTTTTAGGCTCAAAAACTATTTTAACAATACATGATGTTAAATCTATTCTTCAAGGTAATTTTATTTCATACTCTATAAAAAAATTATTCTGGTTTTGGCTACCTATATTATTTGCAAAAAAAATTACAGTAATTTCAAATTTCACAAAAAAAGAGGTTCTAAAAATTGCCCCATGGGCAAAAAAGAAAATCACTATTATTCCTAATCCTATAAACTTCAGATATTTAAGTCAAATAAAAAAACAACAAAATGTCAAGTTCACGGTTTTAATTATTGGAACAAAGACAAATAAGAATTTGACACGAATTTTTAACAGCTTAAAATCCTTAGATCTAAAATTGAATATTATTGGGAACTTATCCAAAGAGCAGAAGACACTTGCGAAGGACTTAAAATTAAATTATACAAATTATCAAAATTTAAATTATAAGGAAGTATTAGAAATATATAGTAAGTCTGATCTATTATGTTTCCCCTCTATATATGAAGGCTTTGGTATGCCAATATTAGAAGCACAAGCTATTGGTATCCCTGTTTTAACAAGTAATTTATCTCCAATGAAAGATATTGCAGGAGAAAGTGCTTTATTGGTTAACCCATATTCTATTAAGAATATCAGAGAATGCATTATTAGAATAATTGAATCTCCTATACTGCAAGAAGAACTTATCATTAAAGGAAAAGAAAATGTCTTAAGATATGATATACATGCCATTGCAAAACAATATGAAAACCTATATAAAGAAATAGAAAATGTATAA
- a CDS encoding glycosyltransferase family 4 protein encodes MTDLAIIHFYPLEEYPPIQNLLDTISKHNVICITNTSSKKFQYKNEKISIYRYKNNINKNKFSRFLTYLNFHFKTFFLLNKKKPNNIIYYETISSFSAILYCIIYNKKINVHYHEYTSLPEYRKGMLLNRFFHKIETLCYNKYFTIYQTNEQRARLFKKDSNITSNNILVSPNYPPKNWTSKKQINTKTLKFIYVGYNLEPKTSYIVEFIDFLNNLDVEYIFDCYLMTSDNFPTHLINNKIRIFEAIPYQNLNKVLSNYNIGIILYKGHVPNYIYNAPNKLFEYIASGLEVWYSKEIKGIDYYKKDSLPRIISIDFKTINNSIIKNISKIKHEEHTVFNCEEIYKNVLTRITSH; translated from the coding sequence ATGACTGATCTAGCAATAATACACTTCTATCCATTAGAAGAGTATCCACCAATCCAAAATTTACTAGACACAATAAGTAAACATAATGTAATCTGTATAACAAATACATCTTCAAAAAAATTTCAATATAAAAACGAAAAAATTTCAATTTATAGATACAAAAACAACATCAATAAAAATAAATTTAGCAGGTTCTTAACCTATTTAAACTTCCATTTTAAAACCTTTTTTTTATTAAATAAAAAAAAACCAAATAATATCATTTATTATGAGACTATTAGTTCATTTTCTGCAATACTTTATTGTATTATTTATAACAAAAAAATTAATGTTCATTACCATGAGTACACTAGTTTACCTGAATATAGAAAGGGTATGCTATTAAATAGATTTTTCCACAAAATAGAAACATTATGTTACAATAAATATTTCACAATTTATCAAACAAATGAACAAAGAGCTAGATTATTTAAAAAAGACAGCAACATTACTAGTAATAACATCTTAGTATCACCTAATTACCCTCCTAAAAACTGGACTTCAAAAAAACAGATAAATACAAAAACATTGAAATTTATTTATGTTGGATATAATCTAGAGCCTAAGACTTCATATATTGTTGAATTTATTGATTTTCTAAACAATTTAGATGTTGAATATATCTTTGATTGTTATTTAATGACATCTGATAATTTCCCAACTCATTTAATTAATAATAAAATAAGAATATTTGAAGCTATTCCATATCAAAATCTAAATAAAGTATTATCTAATTACAATATAGGAATAATTTTATACAAAGGGCATGTACCAAACTATATTTACAATGCACCTAATAAGCTATTCGAATACATAGCAAGTGGTTTAGAAGTATGGTACTCGAAAGAAATAAAAGGCATTGATTATTATAAAAAAGATAGTTTACCTAGAATTATTTCAATTGACTTCAAAACAATAAATAATAGTATTATAAAAAATATTTCTAAAATAAAACACGAAGAACATACAGTTTTTAATTGTGAAGAAATATATAAAAATGTATTAACAAGAATCACCTCACATTAA
- a CDS encoding glycosyltransferase family protein, with protein sequence MKILIIGSKKNNTTDYFYYNLLKEKGYNIKIFESHDIFNEFYYRNIFNKILFRLKLSNIYYKINVALKKIALNDYDIIWIFKGMEIYPSTISYLKNKTTAKIVNYNGDHPYIYESRGFGNKNVLNSIKLYDLHLSYSKEIQKNLINKFNVQCKWLPFGYEWSKVNQVYHDKKIGCFIGNPDNNRAQIIRQLTNNGIMMHLYGNNWIKHIKENKFIKIFPAVHNEEYLSTAQKYRFQLNIFRNQNKDSHNMRTFEMPAFGCISLNPYSKEQTSFFEENIECFYYNDNNDLISKAKHIINLSEEEAYKIKQNAYNKSISSNYKYSDRINILESYFNEII encoded by the coding sequence ATGAAAATTCTTATTATTGGAAGCAAAAAAAATAATACTACAGATTATTTTTATTATAATCTTTTAAAAGAAAAAGGTTACAATATAAAAATTTTTGAATCACATGATATTTTTAACGAATTTTATTATCGTAATATATTCAATAAAATCTTATTCAGATTAAAACTAAGTAATATTTATTATAAAATTAATGTTGCCTTAAAGAAAATTGCTTTAAATGATTATGATATCATTTGGATATTCAAAGGTATGGAAATTTACCCTTCAACAATAAGTTATCTAAAAAATAAAACAACTGCTAAAATTGTTAATTATAATGGCGATCATCCATATATTTATGAATCAAGGGGTTTTGGTAATAAAAATGTTTTAAACTCTATTAAACTATATGACTTACATTTAAGTTATTCAAAGGAAATACAAAAAAATTTAATAAATAAATTTAATGTACAATGTAAGTGGCTTCCTTTTGGATATGAATGGTCTAAAGTCAATCAAGTATATCATGATAAAAAGATTGGTTGTTTTATTGGTAATCCTGATAATAATAGGGCTCAAATAATAAGACAGTTAACAAATAACGGAATTATGATGCATTTATATGGTAATAATTGGATAAAACACATAAAGGAAAATAAATTTATCAAAATTTTCCCCGCAGTTCATAATGAAGAATATTTATCTACTGCTCAAAAATATAGATTTCAATTGAATATTTTCAGGAATCAAAACAAAGACAGTCATAATATGAGAACTTTTGAAATGCCTGCTTTTGGCTGTATTTCGTTAAATCCTTATTCAAAAGAACAAACCTCTTTTTTTGAAGAAAACATTGAGTGTTTTTATTATAATGACAATAATGACTTAATAAGTAAGGCAAAACATATCATCAATTTATCTGAAGAAGAAGCATATAAAATAAAACAAAATGCTTACAACAAATCTATTTCTTCGAATTACAAATATTCTGATAGAATAAATATATTAGAATCTTATTTTAATGAAATTATATGA
- a CDS encoding glycosyltransferase family 4 protein: MNYLKNKTIIILSPQKWNSIQVSKHHYAIQLAKDNNVIFINPPSNKENISNSIYNKIRIIDYKLIIPTTLRYKSRFIFNLIIKSKVKSILKNYKIKGDIVWCFDPNIFNDLNVFNCKTKIFHPVDPITEQEQINVANTADVIFSVSQKILSSFNKIKKPKYFINHGLGNDFVNSSKKYSFKEKNRDETFKVGYVGNLIREAIDRDLFLELVSQNTDVDFYLWGPSYSKNDNGAIHFIKKLSTLNNVILKGIKKGSELANDIKNMDFFFLTYKNIPHLSDRSNSHKLIEYLNTGKPIISIDIETYRNNNLILMTKKNDNEMLDLFNHLKNNYSDFHNENLFYKRIEYAHSNSMSQQINKIDSILANL, translated from the coding sequence ATGAATTATTTAAAAAACAAAACTATAATTATATTATCACCACAAAAGTGGAATTCAATACAAGTATCGAAACATCATTATGCAATACAATTAGCAAAAGATAACAATGTTATTTTTATAAACCCACCTAGTAATAAAGAGAATATATCAAATTCTATTTACAATAAAATTAGAATTATTGATTACAAATTAATAATACCTACTACACTTAGATATAAAAGCAGATTCATTTTCAATCTAATTATTAAAAGTAAAGTCAAAAGTATTCTTAAAAATTATAAAATAAAAGGAGATATAGTATGGTGTTTTGATCCAAATATTTTTAACGATTTAAATGTATTTAATTGTAAAACAAAAATTTTTCATCCTGTAGATCCAATCACTGAACAAGAACAAATTAATGTTGCAAATACCGCTGATGTAATATTTTCTGTTTCACAAAAAATATTATCTTCATTCAATAAAATTAAAAAACCTAAATATTTTATTAATCACGGCTTAGGAAATGACTTTGTCAACTCTTCAAAAAAATATTCTTTCAAAGAGAAAAACAGAGATGAAACTTTTAAAGTTGGGTATGTAGGCAATCTCATAAGAGAAGCTATTGATAGAGATCTTTTTCTTGAATTAGTATCACAAAATACTGATGTAGATTTTTATTTATGGGGTCCTTCCTACAGTAAAAATGATAATGGCGCAATACATTTTATCAAAAAATTAAGCACTTTAAATAATGTCATTCTGAAGGGAATAAAAAAGGGCAGTGAATTAGCAAATGACATTAAAAATATGGACTTCTTTTTTTTAACTTATAAGAATATCCCACATTTATCAGATAGATCAAATTCCCATAAATTAATAGAATATCTTAATACAGGAAAACCTATAATTAGTATAGATATAGAGACATATCGTAATAATAATTTAATTTTAATGACAAAAAAAAATGACAATGAAATGTTAGATCTCTTTAATCATTTGAAAAATAATTATTCTGATTTTCATAATGAAAACCTTTTTTATAAAAGAATTGAATATGCACACTCTAACAGTATGTCTCAACAAATAAATAAAATTGATAGCATTTTAGCTAACTTATAA
- a CDS encoding DegT/DnrJ/EryC1/StrS family aminotransferase produces MNKIEFVDLKKQYDNIKNDIDKSIQSVINDRAFIGTNSNKYVKQFEQDFSDFHNTNHCIACANGTDALEIALKALNIGIGDEVIVPALTWISTAEAVNNVGAKPIFVDILEDYFTIDPSLIIEKVNENTKAIIPVHLYGHPAKMEQISLIARKYNLKIIEDCAQAHDASINNKKVGTFGDIGTFSFFPGKNLGAYGDAGGIITNSVELALKCRMISQHGQLDKKHEHITIGRNSRMDGIQAAILSAKLKYLASNTEERIKIAKYYKKKINNQFILPNIDNNHRHVFHLFVIRHKERNLIKEELAKNNISSAIQYPLPLPYLDVYKNENIENNFPIAKKVTEEIISIPIYPELETKELDHIINTLNSFSICK; encoded by the coding sequence ATGAACAAAATTGAATTTGTAGATTTAAAAAAACAATACGACAACATTAAAAATGACATTGATAAATCAATACAAAGTGTCATTAATGACAGAGCGTTTATAGGAACTAATTCGAATAAATATGTCAAACAATTTGAACAAGATTTTTCTGATTTTCATAATACAAATCATTGTATTGCTTGTGCAAATGGTACTGACGCATTAGAAATTGCGTTAAAAGCCTTAAATATAGGTATAGGTGATGAAGTTATCGTCCCTGCACTTACTTGGATTTCAACCGCTGAAGCAGTAAATAACGTAGGTGCTAAACCTATATTTGTTGATATTTTAGAAGATTATTTTACTATTGATCCCAGTTTAATAATAGAGAAAGTCAATGAAAATACTAAAGCTATTATCCCTGTTCATTTATATGGCCATCCAGCGAAAATGGAACAAATATCTTTGATTGCAAGGAAATATAACTTAAAAATTATTGAAGATTGTGCTCAAGCTCATGATGCTAGTATCAATAATAAAAAAGTAGGAACATTTGGAGATATCGGTACATTTAGTTTCTTTCCTGGAAAGAACCTAGGTGCGTATGGTGATGCAGGGGGAATTATAACTAATAGTGTAGAATTAGCTTTAAAATGTAGAATGATTTCCCAGCACGGTCAACTTGACAAAAAACATGAGCATATAACAATTGGAAGAAATAGTAGAATGGATGGGATTCAAGCTGCAATTTTATCTGCAAAATTGAAATATTTAGCAAGTAACACCGAAGAAAGAATTAAAATCGCTAAATACTATAAAAAGAAAATTAATAATCAATTTATATTACCAAACATAGATAACAATCACAGACATGTCTTCCATTTATTTGTAATTAGACATAAAGAAAGGAATTTGATAAAAGAAGAATTAGCAAAAAATAATATTTCATCAGCTATTCAATATCCTCTTCCGCTACCGTATTTAGATGTTTACAAAAATGAAAATATTGAAAATAATTTCCCAATTGCTAAAAAAGTTACTGAAGAAATTATTTCAATACCAATATATCCTGAACTAGAAACTAAAGAACTAGATCACATTATTAATACTCTAAATTCTTTTTCTATTTGTAAATGA
- a CDS encoding acyltransferase — MNIKKVSINDIKTGKNVNIIEPVNLYGCNIGENTFIGPFVEIQKNVTIGSNCKIQSHTFICELVTIGSNTVIAHGVMFINDLFEDGHPANGDKSKWKETKIGNNVSIGSNATILPVTVCDNVVIGAGSVVTKNIDQPGTYIGNPAFKLK; from the coding sequence ATGAACATAAAAAAAGTTAGTATTAATGATATTAAAACTGGAAAAAATGTAAATATCATTGAACCAGTAAACCTATATGGTTGTAATATTGGAGAGAACACCTTTATAGGACCTTTTGTTGAAATTCAAAAAAATGTAACAATTGGCAGTAATTGTAAAATTCAATCGCACACATTTATTTGTGAGTTAGTTACAATAGGCTCAAATACTGTAATTGCCCATGGGGTAATGTTTATTAATGATTTATTTGAAGATGGGCACCCTGCAAATGGCGACAAATCAAAGTGGAAGGAAACAAAAATAGGTAATAACGTATCAATTGGCAGTAACGCTACTATTCTACCTGTAACAGTTTGTGACAATGTTGTTATTGGAGCAGGAAGTGTTGTAACTAAAAATATAGATCAACCTGGTACATACATTGGTAATCCAGCATTTAAATTAAAATAA
- a CDS encoding Gfo/Idh/MocA family protein has translation MKNKKINFAIIGCGRIAQRHAEHINNVGELWGVCDIDENKSRSLAEKYNCKSFNSIEELLTNNNNIDVVAICSPNGLHAEHTIKSLNAGYHVLCEKPMAINLNDCGEMIKASERSNKRLFIVKQNRYNPPVSEIKKLIDNDVFGKIFSIQLSCFWNRNENYYKDSWKGTKSIDGGTLYTQFSHFIDLLYWMFGDVKKTYGFTKNYNHHNIIEFEDSGVISLLFYSGAIGTINYSVNTTNKNMEGSLTIIGEKGTVKIGGQYLNELEYQQFSNGFTIKNLPKGNPPNSYGEYKGSMSNHDKVYENIIDVLNNNGKISTIGFEGLKTVEIIEEFYNNAIKL, from the coding sequence ATGAAAAATAAAAAAATAAACTTTGCGATAATTGGTTGTGGCAGAATAGCACAAAGACATGCTGAACACATTAATAATGTTGGTGAATTATGGGGGGTTTGTGACATTGACGAGAACAAATCTAGATCATTGGCTGAGAAATATAATTGTAAATCTTTCAATAGCATCGAAGAGTTATTAACAAATAATAACAATATAGATGTTGTAGCAATATGTTCTCCTAATGGCTTACATGCAGAACATACTATCAAATCATTAAATGCTGGATATCATGTGCTCTGTGAAAAGCCAATGGCAATTAACTTAAATGATTGTGGTGAAATGATAAAAGCCTCAGAACGGTCAAATAAAAGATTATTCATAGTTAAGCAGAATCGTTATAATCCTCCAGTTTCAGAAATAAAGAAATTAATTGACAATGATGTATTTGGAAAAATATTTTCAATACAACTTAGTTGCTTTTGGAACAGAAACGAGAATTATTATAAAGATTCTTGGAAAGGAACTAAAAGTATTGATGGCGGCACACTTTATACTCAATTTAGTCATTTTATTGATTTATTGTATTGGATGTTTGGTGACGTAAAAAAAACATATGGATTTACAAAAAACTATAATCACCATAATATAATTGAGTTTGAAGATAGTGGAGTTATATCATTACTATTCTATTCTGGAGCAATTGGTACTATAAATTATTCAGTAAATACCACAAATAAAAATATGGAAGGTTCCTTAACTATCATTGGAGAAAAAGGCACCGTTAAAATTGGAGGGCAATACCTAAATGAATTAGAGTATCAACAATTTTCTAATGGCTTTACAATAAAGAATTTACCAAAAGGCAACCCTCCTAATTCTTATGGAGAATATAAAGGATCAATGTCAAACCATGATAAAGTATATGAGAATATTATTGATGTATTGAATAATAACGGTAAGATATCTACAATTGGATTCGAGGGACTGAAAACTGTTGAGATAATTGAAGAATTTTACAATAACGCTATCAAGCTATGA